GTTAATACAGATAAAAAAGCTTTAGGTAATGAATTTGACTTAGATCTTACCTATGACTATACAGAAGATGTTGTTCTTAGTCTTAGCACTGGTATCTATTTACCAGGATCTGTTTTTGCAGATGCAAATGAAGATGCAGCAACACAAGCCATTCTTTCTGTGCTTGTTAACTTCTAATCATTGTTAGAAAAGTAGTATTTTTATAAAGTAGTATTGAATGCCCCGCTTGGTTTTCCAAGCGGGGCATTTTAAATGAGGACATGATTTGTGGAGCGAAGCGACATAAATCATAAGTCCGAATTTATCCCGCACCCGGAGGGTGTCGGGATTTCGAACGTTTAGTTTTTTGAATGTTACCTCGCGCTAGCAAGGCTAAAAAGATTCGAAATATTTTTTTATTCATATTACTCATCCATCCTTTAAAAATTCTCTTTTTGTTCTCGTAAAAAAATAAATTTTATTTAATACATAAGTAAAAAAGTAAAGTAAAAAAGTAAAGATTGTTCTTTCTATTCAATATATATTTGTTAAGATAAATATATAGTAAGTATTTAAACACAGTTTTATCAATCCTATTTAAGGATTTAGACTCAAAGGTTATGACAAAAGAAGAAATTTATGAGCATTTAGCTCAAGTATATTTAGGTAAAAAGACAAAAAGTAACGATCAGAAAAAGAATAAGTTTGGCATCCCTGTTGTTGCAAAAACAATTATAACGCTTATCATTTTTTCATTTGTTTTTTATAGTTTGACAGCTTTTTTGTCTCGACGGCAGGATGGACTAAAAGCAAATATTATCTTTGCTCTCAACAATTCTCCTATTCGCATCAAATATGATCTTAATGAGCCATATCCTCAGGTCAAAGATTTTTCTATCAATATTCCACCGACGGATATGAGTAAATATAAAACACTTAATTTTTCTATCCGAGGACTTGAAGAAGGGTATCCAGACGTTGTCAAAGTTGTTCTAAAGAACAAACGCAGCGAAACGGCATTTACCCTTGTTTCTGGAGTTAAATTAAAGTGGAATCAATATAGTGTGCCACTCGAGGAGTTTAAGAACATTACAGACTGGATGAGTTTGGACAAAGTTTCTTTTGTTCTTGAGGGATGGAATGTGGCGAAGAAAAAAGGAATCATTTTAATTGACGATGTTTGTTTTTCAAAATAAATTTAATTTAAACCAAATTTTTAATACTCTTTTGTAAGGAGGATAGCTTTATGAGGATCATTGCTGTTGCTAATCAAAAAGGGGGTTGTGGAAAGACAACGACCTCGATTAATTTAACGGCTGCACTTGCATCAAATGGAAAAAAAGTTTTATTACTTGATTTGGATCCTCAGGCTCATGCTTCTTTGGGACTTAACGTTGATTCTCAAGATAGTATTTACAATGTGATTTCAAAAATAACACCACGAAAACTTTCGATTGATCAGATTATTCAAAGTATTGATAAAAAATTTGATCTTGTTCCGTCTAATGTTTTAGTTGGAACACTTGAACAAGAGCTTTCTGATGAGATCGGCCGCGAATTAAAGCTCGCAACGATTTTTGAAACGATCAAAGATCGATATGATTATATTGTGATTGATTGTCCGCCAAATCTAGGGTTTTTAACGATTAATGCGCTTCGTGCATGTAGCGAGGTTATTATTCCGGTTGAAACGAGTCGTTTTTCTCTTCAGGGTGTTGATCGACTTTTAGATATTATTAGGTTAGTGAAAGATAGACTGAATCATAACATTACAAGTAGAGTATTGGTGACGATGTTTGATTCTCGATTACGTCATTCTTTTTCGATGTTGGATAAAATTAGAGATCAGTTTTCTAAGAACTTGATTGTGACGATTGTGCATTTGAATGTAAAGCTAAAAGAAGCAGCTGTAATGGGCCAAAGCGTTTTAGATTATGATAAATATTGTCGAGGAAGCAAAGATTATTTTAGTTTGGCGAAAGAATTGATTACTCAAGAAAATCCAATCGAGCAAACTGAAGACCCGTTGTTTAGCACGATGTCGCCAACCATGAAAAAAGTTGTAAAAGAGAAAGTCAAAGATTTTGGTTTTGTCTTGTTTTCGCTAGATGCTCCAGAGGCAAAATCTGTTTACGTGGCCGGTGATTTTAATAATTGGTATGTGGATGAGTCTTGCCGCATGAAACAAAACGAAGGCATTTGGACAGCAAGTCTTAAGCTTAGGCCAGGCAAGCATCAGTATCGTTTTATTGTCGATGGACGATGGCAAGAAGATCCTGATAACCCGAATCGAGCTGAAAATGCATTTGGTGATGCAAACTCTGTTGTTGAGGTTGTAAGCAAATGAAAAAGCCGCACGATGCGTATGAAGATAAGATATTTGCGGTAATGGGATATCTCTGGATTTTGTGTATCATTCCTTTGGTTTTTAAGAAGGACAATCAATTTGTATTAGCTCATAGCAAGCAAGGCCTTGTTATTTTTGTTGGGATTGTTTGTCTTTTTGTGGCGAGCATTTTGTTTGATTGGATTCTGCGCCCAGGTCTTTTTGTTTCTGGAATTCTTTCTGTTTGGGGCATTATTGAATCGATTAAAGGAAAAAATTTAAAGATTCCTTTTATCCATCAGATTGCAGATAAAATTATTCTATAGGTCTTAGACGTATTCTTTGCAGAGAAAAAAATGATATTTTTTAAGACTAAAAAATATGTAGATATCACAAATCTCCCTCCCCGAGAAAATCATAATCGAGTGTTTAAGATCAAAAAAGTAAAGCCTGTTGTTGCGATTAAACGCGCTGAACGATTTGTTAAGAATAAAGTTGAACGACCTGTTAAGAAAAAAGAGACAAAAAGCAATTCTTTATTTTTTGTCAAAAAGGCAAAAGGTTTTTTTGATAAGATAAAAGCCAATAAGTTATCCGAAAAAAGCGAAAGGTTAAAGCCCAGACCAGCAAAACTTTCAGAAAAACCAAGCTTGTTTTCTGAAAAAGAAGAGTTTGTTGGCGAGGTTACACATTTTTTCTCAAAAATTAGCGTTTGTGTGATTAAGCTTAAAAAAGATATTTCTGTTGGGGATAAAATCTATTTCCGTGGAAACACATGTCATTTTGATCAGAAAATTACTTCTATGCAAGTTGACCATCAGAATGTCGAAAAAGCTTCTAAGGGTCAAGAAATCGGCTTAAAAGTTTCAGAAGATGTCAAAGTTGGTGTCCAGGTTTTTCGAAGAGGGTAGAATAATCCTTTAGGCTGTGCTATACTTTGAATATCTTCGATAACATTATTAAGGAAAAGGTCTGATGAAAAAAAGAAAAGCGGCCCAAAGCACAATAGAGTACATTCTTTTGTTAACAGCTGTTGTTGCTTTGTTAATTGTTTTTTTGTCTCCAACGGGAGACTTTCGCAACATGATTGCTGATGGTGTGACAAATTCAATAGAGCAAATTCAGACGATGACAGATGGTACTAATTTTTTATCTGGAGTGCAACACGGTCATTGCGGGGACGGTTTTTGCGTGCCTCCAGAAACTCTTGTGAATTGTCCTGAGGATTGTCAACCAAGTAATACCGAGTGTGGTAATGGTATATGTGAATTTCCTCCAGAAACGATATTCACTTGTCCGGAGGATTGTGATAATTCATCTCTTGATTGCCCTTTTCAATATTCTCCCGAAGATTGTAGCGCAGTGTCTGGATGCCGTTGGGCTGTTTGGTGCCAGGAGGTTTCCGGTATGTGTACTCAGTGCAGCATTGGTCAATGCAAGCCAAATAGCTGGACTTGCGATACTGAGGAGAGTTCTTTTAGTCCTTGTGATGATTGTGGCATGCAAGCATGTTGCGGACAAAATTGTTATGCTTGCGAATATGAAAGCGGATCACCATTTTGCGGAGATGGCATCTGTGAGTTTCCTTATGAAAATAATATGAATTGTCCTGAAGATTGTGATGTTTCTCAGCCAGCGTGCAATAATAATGGTACATGTGACCCTGATGAAAATTGTGATAACTGCCCGGATGATTGTTCGACTGGTTGTGATGACCCTGGCACAGTAGAGTGTGGGGTAGTGTATTATGACAATTGTGAAGATTATTGCGGGATCGGTCAGGCATGCCCTGCTCCTGGGATTGGATGCACAATGGAATGCAGGACATCGGGTTGCTGGGAAGATTGTGAATGATTGCGAATAATCTTAAAAAACGTTATCTCCTTTGGTGTTACAAAACGACGAAAGAGCAATTAGATTGGGTTGATCGAAAGTTTACGCAGTTAGAGGTTGATCGCTATGTCTTAAAATCTCTTCTAAAGAGTAAAGATTTAAAATCTCACCCAAAAGTCGATGAATTTATCTCCTATATTGAGGCTAAAGAAAAACGAGGATTAAAGGAAAAATTTCTAGACGCAAAGTCAAAGAAACTGAAGCCTGAATACGTGTATTTAAAAAGCCGTTTATTTGCGATTGAAAAAGCAATTGTTCATTTTTGTGGGGCAAAAGCATTAAAAGAAATTGATGCTTTGTATGAATCTGAAATGACTCGTCGTATTCTTGAAGCCCGAGATCACTCTTAATTTTTATCTTTAACTATCGTATTTGATTTTGACGTTTCATGTCTTCCATCTGACGTTTTTGTTGTTCCATAAAACGTTTTTGCGCATCGGGTGAGGTTGTAGGAGAGTTTGCTTGTTGATCTCGGTATTGCTGAAGTTGCCTTTTGCTATCTTCCATCATTTGTTTTCGATCAGCTTCAATCTCAGAAGGGGAAAAATCCCCATAGTCGGTTTTTCGCGAAAATGCGTTAGTTTGCATTTTTTGAACATATCCAATCGTAGCTCCAATTCCCCATATGAAGAGAAAAACAAAAAGAAATAATCCTAATAAACTTTTCATATAATAAGTATAGAGGAGTTTTGAGCAAATCGCAATAAAAAGTAGTTCCTTTTGGTTTGCTTAATTTTAATTTTTAAAGAAAAAAATAGGGTTGAATTTCATCCAAAATTATGAAATACTAAATAAATTAAGTATACGAACTGTAAATAAGGAGGATATATGGCAAAGAAAAAAAC
The sequence above is drawn from the Candidatus Omnitrophota bacterium genome and encodes:
- a CDS encoding AAA family ATPase translates to MRIIAVANQKGGCGKTTTSINLTAALASNGKKVLLLDLDPQAHASLGLNVDSQDSIYNVISKITPRKLSIDQIIQSIDKKFDLVPSNVLVGTLEQELSDEIGRELKLATIFETIKDRYDYIVIDCPPNLGFLTINALRACSEVIIPVETSRFSLQGVDRLLDIIRLVKDRLNHNITSRVLVTMFDSRLRHSFSMLDKIRDQFSKNLIVTIVHLNVKLKEAAVMGQSVLDYDKYCRGSKDYFSLAKELITQENPIEQTEDPLFSTMSPTMKKVVKEKVKDFGFVLFSLDAPEAKSVYVAGDFNNWYVDESCRMKQNEGIWTASLKLRPGKHQYRFIVDGRWQEDPDNPNRAENAFGDANSVVEVVSK